The Mercenaria mercenaria strain notata chromosome 6, MADL_Memer_1, whole genome shotgun sequence genome contains the following window.
TAACGCGCGTGTACTTAATGAAGTCTTGAATTAATGAACTTATTATAAACAACCATGCATCAGGCAATTAATTCATCCGTAAACAGCCAATAATCGTCTTTTATATTACTTTTCCTTCCCTCATACTTCATATCTAACATTCGAAGCCATTAATGTGCACCAGGAACTCTGTTCTGCTTGATCATATCTGTATTCGTGCAGTTTGGCATGTCTTGTTCACTTTTTTACGTATGTCCGAACGTTGACGTATAAATAATTCCTTAAAACCATTTCAAGACTCTGGTAAATGACGCCTTAATAACAAACAAACCTTTCAAGACTCTGGTAAATGACGCctaaataacaaacaaacctTTCAAGACTCTGGTAAATGACGCctaaataacaaacaaacctTTCAAGACTCTGGTAAATGACGCctaaataacaaacaaacctTTCAAGACTCTGGTAAATGACGCCTAAATAACAAACAAGGTTTACAGTGTCAGCAGGTACGTAAGATAAATCTGTTTAGAAAATGCGGTCGGAGGAAATGTCAAGGTCACCTTCAATAAGCTCCATAATCTGCAGTGTAAACTGCATCAGATCTTTAATCCTTCCGCATGATTTCATCCGGTCTAGACATGGTGGAGACTCCGGGTCTGTTATAAGTTCTCTTTCGTACTTATCTGAATATGACATCTTGGTCGTCTTTCTATATTCCCCTACTCAACTCCTCTAACTTCAGCTCTCGCAGCTGTTAAATTCTAATAAGATACTGAGATAATGTACTAGTGATGCGTTTTTCAAACTCATACACATTATGTGCATTGTACTAGAATAAAACGTGCATTGTTAGTAAAGGCACTAATACGTAGCGAACGTTGATATTATGGCGTACCGTCATTTGCTATTCAGCAGTTGTAGCAGTATTGGAAACATATTGGCATGTACTTAATTAAAATATGTTGTTGATATAAAATTGAAAGAATTTACGGAGTTCCCCTGAATTTCTAAAGCAGGagattttattaaattgttatcgtttcattttttcatgatacTAACCTATATATCCTTACGGTGCTATTACAATATGACAGAAATTAGTTACGCcttctaaaattatatttttccaaGAAGAAATAAGGAAGCAATTTCAGAGCAGgaaaaaatacaaagtaaaatCAATCGTGTCAAGTTGCAACTAAACAGGAAGTttgcttaattaaatataatgTCGTATTACACAAACACACGACTTCACATTAAACCTTTTTCCTTGCCACTTGAATATCATTCATTTATAGAGACAGTGATCAAAAGTGAGAATATGAGGGGGCTTTATACCAAGACGACCCTTTGCCTGATGCAGACCAAGCTTTTTGGTTAGTTCAGTAGAATGTAGACATAAAATTATACTACCAGATGGCAGCAGGctcacttttttcaaaattttatgcaCCAAGAGATTTTGtcttatatttgtattttatatgttggaaattaaaaagaaataggACAAGTAGGCGAAAGACTGCAattacaaagtgaaaatgtaattATGCCGTTTGTCATTTCTTGGGTTTCTTCGTGATTTAGTCAGTTTTTGGTAATGACTAATGACTGCTGTCGCAATTCATTGAAATTATGAAGAATCAAAGTTGTTGATATATTGGCTAAATACTACAATAACATAATGGGAATATTGgacttgtttttaatttttttcccactTATATCCTTgttgttaaggggacgcatactttgaaattagaaaaaagtgggtggggtattataaaatttacctgcaaaaaagtacaaggttttggtaaatgaaatgaatactgtttcaactgttataagtacacaaaggattgctcactaaaataaaaatgagaaaaactgaaacaagaaagttattgttgaattacataagacttcttgtgtacactcaaagtcaacaattaagacattTTGGTGCCAAAATAacagtgcttcaccttgtccaaacatttatcaatgtcctacagattctaattttaagaaagaatgtgaaataagttcactgtcttgcttttcacttagcatatgtgagctaaaacacattatttagtttgtttacaaagtagtgcataagaaaagatacggtggccgaggaatgccacattccaaaactaaaagagtatattccccttaatacattaaacattcatCGTTACAGAAGTccagtggcttacaataaaggcctagaaatgatgccattattaatttttaacttggtattcatgaactacaatgcacttaaatatcaaaacacattcaacaaacttttgaaaatgtattgtcttaaaaatccctaaaataaggtatgaaatttggttgagaggtccaatcaatgtgtatatgtgcaaaagtaacattctaatcttgttcacagaagatactaatacacagcaggaatgtcaatgatcaaaactggacgaatatacagttatcctcactttaatgtcatttgtaatgtgtccttgaattctccaccatacttttcataactctttttgcacgagttgcacgagaatgctgtcattcacgtaaaaaacggtgtcaaataagttgtaaatgcaatatcatctaaacgtaattaatggattatgcagttcaagataaactttatctcataacgtaacgaacatgtataatgttgtaacaacaactttacttacactgatttaagtagcagtcggtttataagtgactttattgactcattttgtgttttgttattgttgtcaaaaagtataacggaagtgccacACAACTGAATCGGAAACCAGTTtaatgcgcaaagtagtccactgtaagtaatattttttgacaaatgtccacagaaattaataattttataatattaaagacgaatatctgaataggattcattatttgatgagaaattataatcatcgacatgtttttttaaaaatcgtacacgtgctgacacctaagttgtctcccgttgtttattagagttacctttcgttcGGCGCAGTAATAcctttgcagtgaatcgccgagaagtcgtgggaaaattaaaaaccatgtaaataaactaaaattaaccaccttttcaagatgaatttcaagtgatcgacattatgcatttaacctgcctgacctgtgtagcatcttagatatctgttctaaggtattcattgtgtagaatgtcatgttatgcacTTGCAATGCTAAACCCACtctgatttgtttgtttacattttttatcaatgagaaatatggcgtccatcccgaaatgaactgacgtggcgttaaatttttacatgtttaaacaaacctggtgtgttagaaagaaaatctcatcccttcaacattatttggaacactgttattgtaaaaaacctgttttttccttacacaaaagcttaatattttgtgttgaatgtactttcacaaagaccactgttttcctattacattcatagtaccacatccttatccacaaaatactgaatattacaggtgtccatcagtattatatcagtataggaatatgttttttattttcccaccattgatttcttgaatatgcaccccttccgcatttctgtatgaacagtgaatgtagcaatatgcgtccccttaagccTTATACATATTACATGTTATATAACAGAATAGCCGTTGATAACTTAAGTTTAGTATTCTGTAAACGTGCGTCCTTTTCAATCTGTGTCCTTCAAAAATATCGAATATTGAAAATATGTTGTAGCAAAATCCCTCGATTTgagaagagaaaagaaaaaaaccccaACTAATGATGGGATAAAATTAGCTGCCTTCATGATACGACAGataattgtattaaaatatgCTTTCTTGAAGATATCCAAAGCCCATctttcaccaaaatattttatctttagatatttacttcaactctagaaaatcctcatcaaatgtttttgattttactAAGTATAGAAATTGTTTGTAGAAAGCAACATTCACAAttaaaattgagccgtgccatgagaaaaccaacatagaggctttgcgacctgcatccgcgcggtctggtcaggatccatgctgttcgctaacagtttctttaattgcaatagactttgaaagcgaacagcatggatcctgaccagacttcgcggatgcgcaggctggtctggatccatgctgttcgcaaacccactgtgttggttttctcatggcacggctcaattatcatgCAGTAATAgtcgattatttaaaaaaaatccagtttttttTGTGATAGTACAtctttatactgtgtttagctatacgtGCATTAGGTATGTACTATTTCAAATCTAATGCATAGtactattaatatataaaaatgtaaataaactatatacatgtatagtaatcTTTgtccatattttcaaatatgagccgtgccatgagaaaaccaacataatgggttcgcgaccagcatggatccagaccagcctgcgcatccgcgcagtctggtcaggatccatgctgttcgcttttaaagcctactgatattagagaaaccgttagcgaacagcatggatcctgatcagtctgcgcggatgcgcaggccggtctggatccatgctggtcgcaaacccactatgttgattttctcatggcgcggctcatatggatTTTgggtctaatatacctttaacccttatcatgctggatacgactgattatgcctttgcggccagtgaaGATCTGCACTgctcaccattcagtcagtatatttttggtaagcaccccctttaaAACAGTTAACGATCCAGTCCAAATTgtaagatgaacaagttcattatagaaatttagcagggtaagggttaacggCTCTTCTAATATATGTCATGACAAGTTACAACAGTTTGTATGAAGGTATGTCACATCTAATTTTTTTGTGTTGCTAAAAGCAAAGATTTCAAAAAAAGTTATGACCAAATAATTTCAGGATGTGATCATCTATGATATTGAAAACCAATATTCTCAAAGATTTGTATTTAATTATGTTAACCTATGTTTTCAGATGAAACTACTAGCACCAGATTTGGAAATTTTCACAATTCTTTTGAGGACGTTCTCAGTTGGGAAGCTAGGTTCTTAGATTGCGACGTAAGTTTTTGGAATACAGCTTGCTATAACATTCATATTACGAACACAGATGGGGACAGCAGCCGGACACAGAACAAAAATCACGTTTATATGAAAAAGCCGTTTAAACTGTGCAAAAATCACAAATGAGTACACTGGAAATAATAAcatgaggaccatgatggtcctgaatcgctcacctcttcccacatgacccagttttgagtatgatgtcgttttttctattatttgacatagtgtcctagtttttgagctcatgtgacccagttttgaacttgacctagatattatcaagataaaaattctgaccaattttcatgaagatccattgaaaaatatggtctctagagaggtcacaaggtttttctattatttgacctattgacctagtttttgaaggtacgtgaccctgttttgaactttatctagatatcatcaaggtgataattcagatcaattttcatgaagatccattgaaaaatatggcctctagagaggtcaatagattttaataattttagacctactgacctagattttgaccgcagttgacccagtttcaaacttgacctagatatcatcaagatgaacattcagaccaactttcatacagatcccatgaaaagtatggcctctagagaggtcacaaggttttttttattatttgacctactgacctagttttgtaaggcacgtgacccagtttcaaacttgacctagatattatgaaggtgaacattctgaccaatttttatggagatccattcacaagtatggcctctagagaggtcacaaggtttttctattatttgacctactgacctagtttttaacggcacgtgacacactttcaaacttgacctagagatcatcaaggtgaacattctgaccaattttcatgaagatttcatgaaatatatggcctctagagaggtcacaaggtttttctatttttagacctacagacctagtttttgaccgcacggtacccagtttcgaacttgacctagatatcatcaagatgaacattcagattaactttcatacagatcccatgaaaaatatggcctttagagaggtcacaaggcttttctattatttgacctactgacctagttttagatggcacgtgacccagtttcaaacttgacctagatatcatcaaggtgaacattctgaccaattttcatgaagatctcatgaaatatatggcctctagagaggtcacaaggtttttctatttttagacctactgacctagattttgatggcacgtaacccagtttcgaacttgacctagatatcatcaaggtgaacattctgaccaatctgaaaaatgtgacctctagaatggtcacaagcaaacgtttacggacggacgcacggacggacgacggacaccgcgtgatcacaaaagctcaccttgtcactttgtgacaggtgagctaaaaaaactacGCTAATTTCGAAATTTTAACATCCttgtttaaaactgaaatatctgataaaaatatgaatttaagtTTGGTAATGGATATTTTGCAAGATGAAGCAAATTGAGCAGTTTCAGTCACGAAGGCGCCATTTTAAATTTTCCGTACTTACTTCCTTTTGACAAAAATCCCCTCTTTTTATTACGGAGGATGAGGTTTCATTAACAAAACAGAAGTATAAAGGGAAGGAAATATACTACTGACTTTGCATTCCGAATGAAAATGCTTTTTCAAACAAACCGGTGATCTTATATTACTTTCGACGGATGCTCAATCTTCATTAAAATTTAGTGtaaatactttcaaattttgaGTATAACACCTCGTCACAGATATGTATTTGAAGACAGCTTGATTaaataaagttagaaaaaaactTCTTTGGTAAGATCATGGCCTATGTTGAAATTCAGAAATAGGTTAAAATATGAAttgttgtaaaacaaaatgaggcAATAAAACACTCGTGTGAAATGAAAACCTTTGCACCATTTCCCCAACCATCTGCATATAAAGCTTTTAAAGAGTAGATATAGATATAGAGTATTTTCAAGAAAGGTAAGAACCTCTACAGAGCCATTAAATATGATTCGTATACGTTTATACTTAGAATAAGAACAACAAGAATAAAAATATTGCGATATATACTCGCTCTTTGGAAACAGAATTCGAAAATAACCAAGCAGTTTGATATATCCATACCTTGGAGCAACAAAAGCTGTCTTAACAAAGCAAAACAATTCAAACACAAAATGatcaattaaatttttatttcttaacagaaattttcaaaatactggCCTGTTTAATAACTCAACacaatattacaacaaaatattaatatatcaatatattgatATCGCGATTCCACCAAGTTTTCCGCATCAGTGTATAAAGTATCCTCTAATTAGATCGTCCACTTTCGATCGATTGTTAAAGTCTTCACCTTATGTATGTAGTCAACATAAGAAAATTAACTgtgatcaaaggtcaaatctaTTTGCTACTTCAGCATACACACATCCCGCCCATTTGTCATCTATTCCAGTGCAAGCACTGGAATTATGGCATAACCGTGCTATTACAGCGACTGAAACTATCTCATCCACAGGGGGCTTATGAGACAATTCAGGAAATGTTTTCATCGTCAGACTCCTCGAAAAGATCGTAGTTGAAACATGCTCCCTTTGCCTTCAGTTTTTTCACAATGTCCTGATAGTTTCTCCAGAACGCTAGAACCAGCGGTGTTTCTCCTTTGAATGTTTTACAGTCTACATCAATTTTTGGATGTGTGAGCAATAAAGTGACAGTTTCAATGTCTTTGTTTTCAGCGGCATAGTGTAACATGGTTCTACCGCTTTTAGCATCTCCGATGTTGACATCAGCACCCTTAGCAAACAAATGACCCAATATGATGAATTCTTTATACTGGGACGCCACATGGACACATGTTAACCCTTCACAATTTCTTATAGAAAAGTACTTTTTACGTGCAGTAGCATTGTCACCGAACGACTGAACAAGACACGCTACCGAGTCCCTGTCTCCTCTCCTGCATGCGATATGGAGAGGTGTGTTTCCCTGTTGGTCACGAAGAGTCACGTCCACTCCTTTAGTTACCAATGTTTGAACGATATCTACCTGGCCTGTTAGCACTGCAAGGTGAAGTGGGGACTGATGAAGATAGTTCTGAATGTTCAAACAGTTACCATCAAGTGCAAGGTCAATGAGTGCCAATGCAGACTCGTTCATAAGGCTTACTATTGCCACATGAACTATGGTGTCACCGTCCTCATCCACAGCATTCAAATCGACTTCTATTTCCTGTGGTTCCGGTAGCGAAACCTGAGAGTTCTCACTGTCATATGACCTTAAACTTGTCATAGAAACCCCTTCATCGTCCTCATTAACACGCAGACCATTAAATTTCTCCTCTATTTCATAAGCTTCCGAGCACTGTACGGGAGATTTATCAGCCTGCTTCACACTCGAATGTTCCAGACTATCCCCCATGCTTATCATTCCGGAATCCACCCGTCCTTCACCATATTCAGACGTTTTCGTATATTTCGGCATTACATCAGTAAGTCCTTCTTTCTTATGAGTTTGTACAGAATCGACAAAATCGCATTCTAAGTCAGTGTCTTCAGACATATTATTACGTTTATCCGCCATTTTGTCTCTGACGATTTGTGTAAATGATTGTATGATTGTATAAGCTagcacacatatatatatactgcGCAGTGGGATTTTCCACAATCCTTGTAATGGTCTTTAGATCTCCATTGGTTTCAACCTGATACGCATGCGTTTTAAGTGCACTTGAAGGTCATTGGATTTTACATAGGGAATTCCCGGTGAGGCCAGACAAATAAGATTTGAATAAGCGACACCTAATTTATCTTATCAAGTTACTAAATTGGCCACAGTATAGGTTATCGATTAATACATGTAAAGAATGTATATGATGATTGTAAATTTGATGCAGATATGTatctatttaaattattttatcataattgtacAAGAAAAAGGAAAGTACAGGGAGTCCTGAACCGAGGAAGTAAACAACAGTATCTCGGCAAACTTGAGGGTAAATTTTATGACATCGGGAGCTTAATACCCACAATTTTACTTTTCATTTGAAACATTCCCTGGGACACATGTCAACAGTCCAACTATATAATTTccgaattaaagaaaaaaaaaaagaaaaaaaagaaaagtttacgGTTTAACAATACTCTGTTATAAATGAATGACTATTAAAAGTCAACAAGAGAAgttaatattaatgaattatatgAAGTATATATGTCATGTTTAATAAACTGATTAGACAGTAGACGAAACTGTTGAGTGATattataaaatctataataaCATGGGTAAATAATAACATAAGCATGCCCGCGTAGTATATggtatattttgatattgttccAGATAATGTACTAGTATACAACACTGATAAAGAAATGGTATATGTGTGTTGCCTTAAGTCAAGTGCCTTGACAAAGTGTGTATGTAAAATTGTCAATATTCGAGTTTCGGTTCAAATATCATCATGTATCACCGTTTCATCATTATTGCTTTAGGAACGGTATGACACATTATAAATTTTTATAACCCGAAATTTTCAAAAGTATGTATCATTCTTTATAAATGTAGAAAATGCACATAACCGGTTGTATTTTTTGCaagttttgttgggtttaacgtcgcaccgacacgattgtaggtcatatggcgactttcaaactttggtggtggaggaagctCCCAGGTGTCACTGCCCCTGCGTTTTTCATCTCGGACCTGGGTAGAAGCACCGACCTTTCGGAAGCCAGCTAGATGGCCTCCTCACGTGAAAAACTAAACGCCTCGAgtaagactcgaacccacattggcgaggattcaaagtcagcgacctaaatCTCCCCATCTCTAAACGACACTAATGAAATTCCCTATGACCTAAAGGGATAGAGGTGACAAAAGAGAATAATATATCTAAGTAATCATCGATTATTTTTAGCAAAGGGTGCCCCTGTACCCAAACATTTTACCGCATGAACCATGCATCTGCATTTAAGTAAATTTTAGGGGCAGTAACAGGGGTTGTAACCCCCCTTTTCTATACAAAAaggtaataaaaatttaaacaaatcattAACAAAAACCTGTTACAAGGGAAATTGTGTGTAAAGTGCATTTAAACGATGGGTATACGGGTTCGACATATTATTCCCTTTGATGACATATCTTTTTATAGTCACGAGTTTTATAATCAGTTTTATTTAACCTGTTAAGAGCGTTTAAATACAGTTCCATCGACATATAGGTTTGTGTACTTTCACAAAGCATTATGAGATACCTTaatctcaatctgactaaagtacatctcctattacgctacgcataggatctgacaacgagctattgattgCCTCGTTCTGataacccttccgctagccaatcaaaagctaccttacagcaTTCTGTAAGCTTTATAAAGACTTGGgctttgatatcaacaatttctatgtcgaaagatttcagatagccggttagctcagtcggtagggcagtTGCTCTTTAaacgagaggtcccaggttcgagccctggattaaccacaattttttcttacactttgacattcaaacaagttgtctgattggttcaaacaaaaatagatttgcgaaaataaaaatagcaatattggaaatccaaaatatacagaagacgaatgtgaatgggtcgttctcagatcttcatttagaagatcaagtactttagtcagattgccttaATCTAAATGATTATATCGCGCAAAAAGGAACAATATTACGAATGTGTTGTACCCTTTACATTTCTCAGATATCTTTGTAGTTTTCACAGAAaaatcaaacatgtttttttcctcTCAATATATGTCATCAACAGTAATTAAACtctccaatctgactaaagtacttgatcttctaaacgaagatctgagaacgacccattcacatacgtcttctgtatattttggatttccagtattgctatttttattttaaccaatcagactacttgttcgaatgtcaaagagtaagaaaaatgtgcagtcattccagggttcgaacccgggacccctcgcttttAAAgtaagtggcctaccgactgatcTAACCGGCTACCTgacacattatgacataagaattgtaaatatcaaaagtcaaggctacaggtagatttgcaagatattGTAAGTTAagttctgattggctagcgaaagggtcgtcagaacgaggctatgaataggtcgttctcagatcctatgcgtagcataataggagatgtactttagtcagattgttaaacTCTCTCGAGATTTCATGCggatgaaaaatatcaaaaattcccACATGAAAATAGCAATTCTACTATGAATTTAAGTGCTATACGAAATAAAGACCATGTATCATTAgaaattttaagcaaatttttGTAAAACCAACAGATTCTGTGGcggctatttaaaaaaaaaaaccccaatattttggaaaatccTATGTTGTTACCAAAAGTGCAATATACAATACACAGAAATATCACACCGAAGCTTGTACCTGGTATCAaagtacaaacaaaaacaacaattttacGATTTATACAAGTACATTGACATCGATATCACGGACATTAACCTTTTTTTGAAAAGTCTAATTACACGATGAAATTTAGCAGATACCAAAAAGCAGGTCGGCATTTTGGTTTTACATGGTATTTTAAAAACGTATCTGATTTAAACCCAGGATTTACAATTGATTATACATGTCCGTAATGTGATATTGTAATATTATTACTGTTCATCGAACTTAACCATATCCTCGGGTTTTAGCCTATTTTCTCATTTACAGTATACAGAACATTCCAGTGCTCTTCAGTTTCAGACCTAGTTTTCATTTCAATGTTGAGTTAGTTAATTCTATTTTTCTTCTTGATAAGTTTCCTCAGCCATATTTGATTTGTTAACATTTATATAGCGATTTCTCAACCTAGATATCTTCCTCTTATTGGAAAAGCAGACGGATCAGGACATATATTCTAACTGCTCTGTTGtttataagataagataagataagataagataagataagaaatttacTTATTATACTGACATGTGTAAAACAATGGTATGGtacttacaaacaagaaacatgaaatttacacccgGCCCAATAGACCTATATGTCACCCTTTTTATAATGTGTTTactattttaagaatattttgcaCTTGTATATCTAAGAATGGCGATAATAAAATTTGGAATAATCGCtggaataaaacaatgaaatgaagTTTTCCCTTTGAATGAAGActttaataaatgaaatttagtTAATTATCAGTGATATGGATTAATAAGGCTTAGCATTAGGATATTTGATTGAAAAATGTAGTGTACTTAATGTAAATGAGAAGTTTTGTCTGATGAAGTAACACTAGACAGATTATATTTATAGCATAATTGTAAAGTTAAATTGCAAACGTGACTTTCTATAATTATGTTTCTTACATAGCTATATTACAGTTTATGACTACAGTGAATGTCTCAAAACGTACTACCATACATACATGTGCGATTAACTATGTTCATTacatatgtaaaatttattttatgtttatatctgccagcaaaatatctaatttactCATTCTGATATAGCACACATTAAAAGCACGTGCACATTAGTCATACACGAAAGGCCGTATTTATTAATAAGTTTATGGGAATATTCAATACCCATCATCAATACCTAGAATAAAAAGAAAGAGTTTCGAAGTTTCAGCAGAATCGTAACAACAACTTACGGAAACTTTTCACTTGACCGATTAGGTGAAAATGCTTCTATGTTTCTGTTAAAGGAAGTCATGAAAAAtgcttactttaaaaaaaaagattttaaatgtttgttttgcgaAAAGAAATGCCTTTCAGTAAGATTTATAATTTAGCAGACGTAGGGTATGCAAAATAAATAAGACATAATTATACCAGTGTGGTAAAATTTTGAAACGG
Protein-coding sequences here:
- the LOC123549438 gene encoding NF-kappa-B inhibitor alpha-like, whose protein sequence is MADKRNNMSEDTDLECDFVDSVQTHKKEGLTDVMPKYTKTSEYGEGRVDSGMISMGDSLEHSSVKQADKSPVQCSEAYEIEEKFNGLRVNEDDEGVSMTSLRSYDSENSQVSLPEPQEIEVDLNAVDEDGDTIVHVAIVSLMNESALALIDLALDGNCLNIQNYLHQSPLHLAVLTGQVDIVQTLVTKGVDVTLRDQQGNTPLHIACRRGDRDSVACLVQSFGDNATARKKYFSIRNCEGLTCVHVASQYKEFIILGHLFAKGADVNIGDAKSGRTMLHYAAENKDIETVTLLLTHPKIDVDCKTFKGETPLVLAFWRNYQDIVKKLKAKGACFNYDLFEESDDENIS